Proteins from a genomic interval of Afifella aestuarii:
- a CDS encoding LysR family transcriptional regulator, with product MDLLALADFNLVARHGGFGKAARASGRPKATLSRRVAELEAALALRLFERGARDLKLTEEGRAIHERTSALLSDLEETTAAIASGGGAVRGRLRISAPLLFSQMVMGRLAAQLALRYPDLRLEVTSDDRPVDMIEEGYDLVIRVNPAPDESLVGRAFLRDRLVVAASPSMKQPGDGDVLPVVIHVSSGQNETWEMATLQGRRTMAIEPVLRLSSLPMVRDVILAGVGAAKLPISLVKRDFDEGRLVHWGDVPGSEIALWALYPSRRLLSARVSAFLDLLKEAFPTGSSDELAVYSAH from the coding sequence ATGGATCTCCTCGCTCTCGCCGACTTCAACCTCGTGGCCAGGCATGGAGGGTTCGGAAAAGCCGCCCGCGCTTCCGGGCGTCCGAAAGCGACATTGTCGCGACGCGTCGCGGAACTGGAAGCCGCGCTGGCCTTGCGTCTGTTCGAACGGGGAGCTCGCGACCTCAAGCTGACCGAGGAAGGGCGTGCGATTCACGAGCGGACGTCGGCGCTGCTCAGTGATCTGGAGGAGACGACCGCGGCGATCGCCTCGGGGGGCGGGGCGGTGCGCGGTCGGCTTCGCATCAGCGCACCGCTTCTGTTCTCGCAGATGGTCATGGGCCGACTGGCTGCGCAACTTGCGCTCAGATACCCGGACCTGCGGCTCGAAGTGACCTCCGACGATCGCCCGGTCGACATGATCGAGGAAGGCTACGATCTCGTCATTCGGGTGAACCCGGCCCCCGACGAAAGCCTGGTGGGGCGCGCCTTTCTGCGCGATCGGCTGGTTGTCGCGGCGAGCCCGTCGATGAAGCAGCCGGGCGACGGCGACGTCCTTCCCGTCGTGATCCATGTATCTTCCGGGCAGAACGAAACCTGGGAGATGGCAACGTTGCAAGGGCGACGCACAATGGCGATCGAACCGGTGCTTCGCCTGTCGTCACTGCCGATGGTTCGCGACGTGATCCTTGCGGGGGTCGGCGCGGCCAAGCTTCCCATCTCGCTCGTGAAACGGGATTTTGACGAGGGCAGGCTCGTTCATTGGGGCGACGTACCAGGCTCCGAGATCGCACTCTGGGCGCTCTATCCGTCGCGGCGTCTTCTCAGTGCTCGGGTCTCCGCGTTCCTCGATCTCCTGAAGGAAGCGTTTCCCACCGGCAGCTCAGACGAATTGGCCGTCTATAGCGCACATTGA
- a CDS encoding tetratricopeptide repeat protein, producing the protein MIGRDRAGANVMQPAATAQSVRRFLAGGIRFVLLLSAFLFGPVPGTHAMTAGANVEFEQVSPGNDEVFVERVADMRRHLDDPDARFSASEAMQALRVLRSYAGEREDLLGQRREILSMMGRIVNRAPLMEFEDGLKPLGELMEIGIGEDRPPQRRLYDHFTYAELASGYATLPGNNAWHSLAADQYGAAAAIADTLATFSEDQSAGLRQSQAYELHEAGRYEEALAINRSVLAIGERLHGPTASVLASVLTNIAQNLHALERRENIEPYLIRVQEIGENDKDLDRVQDMLFQRGVLAYERGNPEKARALMLERIARLEEAEDQEHLAEARIDYEELERRIRVGDQP; encoded by the coding sequence ATGATCGGACGAGACCGGGCCGGAGCGAACGTCATGCAGCCGGCGGCAACGGCGCAGAGCGTCCGGCGCTTCCTCGCCGGGGGGATCCGTTTCGTCCTTCTTCTGTCCGCTTTTCTCTTTGGACCTGTACCCGGAACGCATGCCATGACCGCTGGGGCCAATGTCGAATTCGAGCAGGTATCGCCTGGCAACGACGAGGTTTTCGTGGAGCGCGTTGCCGACATGCGTCGGCACCTCGACGATCCTGATGCCCGCTTCAGCGCCTCCGAGGCCATGCAGGCGCTGCGCGTTTTACGCAGCTATGCGGGCGAGCGCGAAGACCTGCTTGGGCAGCGCCGGGAAATCCTGTCCATGATGGGGCGTATCGTGAATAGAGCGCCGCTGATGGAATTCGAGGACGGGCTCAAGCCGCTCGGCGAATTGATGGAGATCGGGATCGGCGAAGACCGTCCGCCTCAACGTCGCTTGTACGACCATTTCACTTACGCAGAACTCGCCAGCGGTTATGCGACGCTGCCTGGCAACAACGCATGGCATTCGTTGGCCGCCGATCAATATGGCGCAGCCGCTGCGATCGCCGACACGCTCGCAACCTTTTCGGAGGACCAGAGTGCGGGCCTCAGGCAAAGTCAGGCGTACGAATTGCACGAGGCGGGACGCTACGAGGAGGCGCTGGCCATCAATCGCTCCGTGCTGGCGATCGGTGAGCGGCTTCATGGGCCGACCGCGTCCGTTCTCGCGTCGGTTCTGACCAACATCGCCCAGAACCTTCATGCGCTCGAACGGCGCGAGAACATCGAACCCTACCTCATCCGTGTCCAGGAGATCGGCGAAAACGACAAAGACCTCGATCGTGTCCAGGACATGCTGTTCCAGCGCGGAGTGCTCGCCTACGAACGTGGAAACCCCGAGAAAGCGCGCGCGTTGATGCTGGAGCGCATCGCACGTCTTGAGGAGGCAGAGGATCAGGAACATCTTGCCGAGGCGCGGATCGATTACGAAGAACTGGAGCGCCGCATTCGCGTCGGTGATCAACCGTAG
- a CDS encoding helix-turn-helix transcriptional regulator, whose amino-acid sequence MASVRDFLLGSPVARAAATLDLGGGRGVTIWENHDDRVSYDGARGHAFSLYLEGGTGTRRVDGRGARGWPGAVCIFPDGQSSDWEITTHSSFVHLYLPDDRLRADFSRIHDCDARRLDLPEITFAEMPALAGPLYALARAADAGDVLFADAAMAEIVGQIGSRRISLRGGLAPHILRRIDDYIGSHLQETIRLPDLAALAGLSPFHLHRMFRASRGMALHAWITERRIDRAKELLRGTDPLVQIAAACGFSSQSHFARAFKASVATTPSAWRSATRN is encoded by the coding sequence ATGGCCTCTGTTCGCGATTTCCTTCTCGGCTCTCCGGTCGCCCGCGCGGCCGCCACGCTCGATCTCGGCGGGGGCCGCGGCGTCACGATCTGGGAGAACCACGACGACCGCGTCTCCTACGATGGGGCGCGAGGCCATGCCTTCAGCCTCTACCTCGAAGGCGGCACCGGCACGCGGCGCGTCGACGGGCGCGGCGCGCGCGGCTGGCCCGGCGCGGTCTGCATCTTCCCCGACGGGCAGAGTTCGGACTGGGAGATCACGACGCACTCGAGCTTCGTGCATCTCTACCTGCCCGACGACCGTCTTCGTGCCGACTTCTCGCGCATTCACGATTGCGACGCCCGCCGGCTCGACCTGCCGGAAATCACCTTCGCCGAGATGCCGGCACTGGCGGGACCGCTCTATGCCCTGGCCCGCGCGGCCGACGCCGGCGACGTTCTCTTCGCCGACGCCGCCATGGCCGAGATCGTCGGGCAGATCGGCTCTCGGCGGATTTCTCTGCGCGGCGGGCTCGCCCCCCATATCCTGCGCCGCATCGACGATTATATCGGCTCACATCTCCAAGAGACGATCCGCCTGCCGGACCTTGCCGCGCTCGCCGGTCTCTCGCCGTTCCACCTCCACCGGATGTTCCGCGCCTCGCGCGGCATGGCCCTGCACGCCTGGATCACCGAACGGCGCATCGACCGTGCCAAGGAGCTGCTGCGCGGCACCGACCCTCTCGTGCAAATCGCGGCAGCCTGCGGCTTCTCCAGCCAGAGCCATTTTGCACGCGCCTTCAAGGCGAGCGTCGCCACGACACCATCTGCCTGGAGATCGGCGACGCGCAATTGA
- a CDS encoding DMT family transporter, translating into MTTPFLFVATVLVWGTTWIAIAAQVGDVPVTVSIFYRFALAGMLMLAGLAVMRRLRRPAVWRFVVVQALCLFCLNFVGLYTATSLVPSGLVSVIFSLASIFNAINARLFFGERISRQTVLAGALGVTGVVCLFWPDIDMGGGAETLRGIGWAVLGTAFFSWGNMASRQNTRLGITPVTANAWGMGIGALCLLAILTATEQPLVLPAGGVYWTALLYLAIVGSIVGFTSYLMLVARIGSAKAGYATVLFPIVALAASTLFEGYAWTPISILGIALAVVGNVVMFWRR; encoded by the coding sequence ATGACCACCCCATTCCTCTTCGTCGCGACCGTTCTCGTCTGGGGAACGACGTGGATCGCCATCGCTGCGCAGGTCGGCGACGTTCCCGTCACCGTCTCGATCTTTTACCGCTTCGCCCTGGCCGGAATGTTGATGCTCGCCGGCCTTGCGGTGATGCGCCGCCTGCGAAGGCCGGCCGTCTGGCGGTTCGTTGTGGTGCAGGCCCTCTGTCTTTTCTGCCTGAACTTCGTGGGGCTCTACACCGCAACGTCGCTCGTGCCCTCGGGGCTCGTCTCGGTGATCTTTTCGCTGGCCTCGATCTTCAACGCCATCAATGCGCGGCTCTTCTTCGGCGAGAGGATCAGCCGGCAGACGGTGCTGGCCGGAGCCTTGGGCGTCACGGGTGTGGTCTGTCTGTTCTGGCCGGACATCGACATGGGCGGGGGCGCCGAGACTTTGCGCGGCATCGGCTGGGCCGTGCTCGGCACGGCGTTCTTCTCCTGGGGCAATATGGCCTCGCGGCAGAACACGCGTCTCGGCATCACCCCCGTCACCGCGAATGCCTGGGGCATGGGGATCGGGGCGCTGTGCCTTCTCGCGATACTGACCGCGACGGAACAGCCGCTGGTCCTGCCTGCAGGAGGCGTCTACTGGACGGCGCTGCTCTATCTCGCGATTGTCGGCTCCATCGTCGGGTTCACCTCATATCTCATGCTGGTCGCCCGCATCGGATCGGCGAAAGCGGGCTACGCCACCGTTCTCTTTCCGATCGTCGCGCTCGCCGCATCGACCCTCTTCGAGGGGTATGCGTGGACCCCGATATCGATCCTGGGCATAGCGCTTGCCGTCGTCGGAAACGTCGTCATGTTCTGGAGACGGTGA
- a CDS encoding cation diffusion facilitator family transporter — protein sequence MTSDTGQDLRQQSSNRHSSGPHSAEPHPSRQPSGKGESSGESPIAVYGAIASNLLIAIAKFVAAFFTGSSSMLSEGFHSVVDTGNELLLLLGVARSRKPADERHPFGYGQEIYFWGLMVAMLLFSIGGGLSLYEGVMHVLHPEPVEQAVWNYAVLAIAFLAEGTSWIIAVRQMLKERKPGEGYFSTFRRSKDPSVFIVVAEDTAALLGIIVAFVGVFLSVRFSAPEIDGVASIGIGIILIVVAILLVSESRGLIMGESADSDLIQSVRKIALSDPGVNSVPKLLTMQLGPRHVLLNMEMEFLPEVPAAGLYGVLDGVETRIREAHPQVRSIFLEIKALRSERVS from the coding sequence ATGACATCGGATACAGGCCAAGATTTGAGGCAGCAATCTTCCAATCGCCATTCTTCGGGGCCGCATTCTGCGGAACCGCATCCTTCCAGGCAGCCTTCGGGGAAGGGGGAGAGCTCGGGCGAGAGCCCCATCGCGGTCTATGGCGCCATTGCCTCGAACCTTCTGATCGCGATCGCGAAATTCGTCGCGGCTTTCTTCACCGGCAGTTCGTCCATGCTGTCGGAAGGTTTCCATTCCGTCGTCGATACGGGCAACGAGCTGCTCCTGCTCCTGGGCGTCGCCCGAAGCCGCAAGCCGGCCGACGAGCGTCACCCCTTCGGCTATGGTCAGGAAATCTATTTCTGGGGACTCATGGTGGCGATGCTGCTGTTTTCGATCGGCGGCGGCCTGTCGCTCTATGAAGGCGTGATGCATGTTCTCCACCCGGAGCCGGTGGAGCAGGCGGTCTGGAATTACGCGGTGCTCGCCATCGCCTTTCTCGCGGAAGGCACGTCGTGGATCATCGCGGTGCGGCAGATGCTCAAGGAGCGCAAGCCGGGGGAGGGCTATTTCTCCACCTTCCGCCGCAGCAAGGATCCGTCCGTGTTTATCGTTGTGGCGGAGGATACGGCCGCGCTTCTCGGGATCATCGTGGCCTTCGTCGGCGTCTTTCTGTCCGTGCGATTTTCCGCGCCGGAGATCGACGGCGTCGCCTCGATCGGCATCGGCATCATTCTGATCGTCGTCGCGATCCTCCTCGTCTCCGAATCCCGAGGCCTCATCATGGGCGAAAGCGCCGATTCCGATCTCATCCAGTCGGTGCGCAAGATCGCCCTCAGCGATCCTGGCGTGAACAGCGTGCCAAAGCTTCTGACGATGCAACTCGGCCCCCGGCATGTGCTCCTCAATATGGAGATGGAATTCCTGCCCGAGGTGCCGGCCGCCGGGCTCTATGGCGTTCTCGACGGCGTGGAGACCCGCATCCGCGAGGCGCATCCGCAAGTGCGCAGCATCTTTCTGGAGATCAAGGCGCTGCGCAGCGAGCGGGTATCTTGA
- a CDS encoding transporter substrate-binding domain-containing protein, producing MTETRRLFLSLAAALLIPLLAGCDGFPKDIAGTMQNVKERGVLHAGIVADGPAEGEERALAERVAQATGVKAEFEVGSDEVLLRRLEDGDIDLVLGEFAKASPWKKRVAFTAPAEAKSPSAHEPVLRAAVRPGENRWLMFVQKTLRQKA from the coding sequence ATGACTGAAACACGCCGCCTTTTTCTGAGCCTTGCCGCAGCCCTCCTCATTCCCCTCCTTGCCGGCTGTGACGGCTTTCCCAAAGATATCGCCGGGACCATGCAGAACGTGAAGGAGAGGGGCGTGCTGCATGCCGGCATCGTGGCCGACGGTCCGGCGGAGGGCGAGGAGCGGGCCCTCGCCGAACGGGTGGCGCAGGCCACCGGCGTCAAAGCGGAGTTCGAGGTGGGCAGCGACGAAGTTCTTCTGCGCCGGCTCGAGGACGGCGACATCGACCTCGTCCTGGGCGAGTTCGCCAAGGCCTCGCCCTGGAAGAAGCGGGTGGCCTTTACCGCGCCGGCGGAAGCGAAATCGCCGTCTGCGCATGAGCCGGTTCTGCGTGCCGCCGTGCGGCCGGGCGAAAACCGCTGGCTGATGTTCGTTCAGAAGACCTTGAGGCAGAAGGCCTGA
- a CDS encoding cation diffusion facilitator family transporter — protein sequence MPPVPDKLKSDLNRAIHLEWWTLGWQASIVVIMFLVMGSSQAMKSAWAEDLLGLLPATVFLLAVHFERKAPNRKFPYGFQRVNSLAFLASSSVLAFMGLYLLYDSGSKLIAMEHPTLGPLEVFGETIWIGWAMMAALAYSVVPPVILGRLKKPVAERLKDKVLHTDALMQKADWMTGVAGILGIVGVGFGLWWADSAAAALIAFDIVHDGYRAARVAMAELIDGMPRELGSTAVADDAKALREGLQERFPEAEVRLRETGRYIAAEVVGAEAPAKAIALEDYWAGDPERAWRLANLSFAPREGA from the coding sequence ATGCCGCCGGTGCCGGATAAGCTGAAGTCGGACCTGAACCGGGCCATCCACCTGGAATGGTGGACGCTCGGGTGGCAGGCCTCGATCGTCGTCATCATGTTTCTCGTCATGGGATCGAGCCAGGCGATGAAATCGGCCTGGGCGGAGGATCTTCTCGGCCTGTTGCCCGCAACCGTGTTCCTGCTCGCCGTGCATTTCGAACGGAAAGCTCCGAACCGGAAGTTTCCCTACGGCTTTCAGCGCGTCAACAGCCTCGCTTTTCTCGCCTCCTCGAGCGTGCTCGCCTTCATGGGGCTTTATCTCCTCTACGATTCCGGCAGCAAACTCATCGCCATGGAGCATCCGACGCTTGGCCCCCTGGAGGTGTTCGGAGAGACGATCTGGATCGGCTGGGCGATGATGGCAGCGCTCGCCTATTCGGTTGTGCCGCCGGTCATCCTCGGGCGGCTGAAGAAGCCGGTCGCCGAGCGGCTCAAAGACAAGGTGCTGCACACCGATGCCCTGATGCAGAAGGCCGACTGGATGACGGGCGTGGCGGGCATTCTCGGCATCGTCGGCGTCGGCTTCGGCCTGTGGTGGGCGGATTCCGCCGCGGCGGCCCTGATCGCCTTCGACATCGTTCACGACGGCTATCGCGCGGCGCGCGTGGCGATGGCGGAGCTCATCGACGGGATGCCCCGCGAACTCGGCAGTACGGCCGTTGCGGACGACGCAAAGGCCCTGCGTGAGGGGCTCCAAGAGCGCTTTCCGGAAGCCGAGGTGCGGCTTCGCGAGACAGGCCGCTACATCGCCGCCGAGGTGGTCGGCGCAGAGGCGCCGGCAAAGGCGATTGCCCTGGAGGATTACTGGGCGGGAGATCCGGAGCGCGCATGGCGTCTCGCCAATCTCTCTTTCGCGCCCCGTGAGGGCGCCTGA
- a CDS encoding endonuclease/exonuclease/phosphatase family protein encodes MRQSRWLSFASAGLACLILALAALSCLPLVRSDTWWVRYADFPRLQFAIALAGLLCVYLSIFLVRRGGSWKSASVVAGLALLVIAWHAETLYPYSGLSAPSAIGAEACPGGATLKVMVANVQKRNEEADAFRRLVSDADPDLLLILETDRWWDRHLAPLEPSFSDHVQYIPEDEGAFGLHFFSKTALAAHEFRFFFGVDTPTLFADARLPGGANVQFIGLHPHPPLAWSQPASLRDGSILKAALEARSSQDASILAGDFNAVPWEGVTRRAARVGGLLDPRVGRGFYASFKAGNPVISWPLDQILFQDSFTLGDFAVLPDFGSDHFPVMAELCYRPDRSGAESAPELQPDDLQDVQASFEAARRAKPE; translated from the coding sequence TTGCGACAAAGCCGGTGGCTGAGCTTTGCGTCTGCGGGGCTTGCCTGCCTCATTCTCGCGCTTGCGGCTCTCTCCTGTCTGCCGCTGGTGAGAAGCGATACCTGGTGGGTCCGCTATGCGGACTTTCCGCGCCTGCAATTCGCGATCGCGCTTGCCGGGCTTCTTTGCGTCTATCTCAGCATCTTTCTGGTACGGCGGGGCGGGAGCTGGAAGTCTGCCTCGGTGGTCGCCGGGCTCGCGCTTCTCGTCATCGCCTGGCACGCGGAAACGCTTTATCCCTATAGCGGGCTCAGCGCACCGTCCGCCATCGGTGCGGAGGCCTGTCCAGGCGGTGCGACGCTCAAGGTGATGGTTGCCAATGTGCAAAAGCGCAACGAAGAGGCTGATGCCTTCCGCCGCCTCGTCTCCGACGCCGATCCCGATCTCCTGCTGATCCTGGAGACGGATCGGTGGTGGGACCGGCATCTGGCGCCACTGGAGCCGAGCTTCTCAGATCACGTGCAGTACATTCCCGAGGACGAGGGCGCCTTCGGGCTGCATTTCTTCTCGAAGACGGCTCTGGCCGCTCATGAATTTCGCTTCTTCTTCGGTGTCGATACGCCGACGCTGTTCGCCGATGCGAGGCTCCCTGGGGGTGCGAACGTGCAGTTCATCGGTCTGCATCCGCACCCGCCGCTCGCCTGGTCGCAACCGGCGAGCCTGCGCGACGGTTCGATCCTGAAGGCGGCGCTCGAGGCCCGTTCCTCGCAGGACGCCAGCATCCTGGCGGGCGATTTCAATGCGGTGCCTTGGGAGGGCGTGACACGGCGTGCGGCACGGGTGGGCGGGCTCCTCGACCCGAGGGTCGGACGCGGCTTCTATGCGAGCTTCAAGGCCGGCAATCCCGTTATCTCCTGGCCTCTGGACCAGATCCTTTTCCAGGATTCGTTCACGCTTGGAGACTTCGCAGTGTTGCCGGATTTTGGTTCCGACCATTTCCCGGTCATGGCCGAACTTTGCTATCGACCGGATCGCTCCGGAGCCGAGAGCGCGCCCGAGCTGCAGCCGGACGACCTTCAGGACGTGCAAGCCTCTTTCGAGGCCGCAAGGCGCGCCAAGCCGGAGTGA
- a CDS encoding superoxide dismutase, with amino-acid sequence MAFTLPDLPYSYDALAPHMSAETLEYHHDKHHNAYCTTMNDLIKGTEYENMDLEEIVKKSHTDNPKLFNQAGQFYNHLHFWKWMKAGGGGTSLPGGLASQIQSDLGSFDEFRSKFIDAGKGQFGSGWAWLAMKDGKLSVMNTPNGENPLVHGATPLLGVDVWEHSYYIDYRNARPKYLEAWFDNLVNWDYVAELYEAAK; translated from the coding sequence ATGGCATTCACCCTGCCGGACCTGCCCTATTCCTACGACGCGCTCGCCCCCCATATGTCGGCGGAGACGCTCGAATATCATCACGATAAGCACCACAACGCTTATTGCACGACGATGAACGACCTCATCAAAGGCACCGAATACGAGAACATGGACCTTGAGGAGATCGTCAAGAAGAGCCACACCGACAACCCGAAGCTCTTCAACCAGGCCGGGCAGTTCTACAACCATCTCCACTTCTGGAAGTGGATGAAGGCCGGCGGCGGCGGCACCTCTCTGCCGGGCGGTCTCGCCTCGCAGATCCAGTCCGACCTCGGCTCCTTCGACGAGTTCCGGTCGAAGTTCATCGATGCCGGCAAGGGCCAGTTCGGCTCCGGCTGGGCGTGGCTCGCCATGAAGGACGGCAAGCTCTCCGTCATGAACACGCCGAACGGCGAGAACCCGCTCGTCCACGGCGCCACACCGCTGCTGGGCGTCGATGTGTGGGAGCATTCCTATTACATCGACTACCGCAACGCGCGGCCGAAATACCTCGAGGCCTGGTTCGACAACCTCGTCAACTGGGACTACGTCGCCGAGCTCTACGAAGCCGCGAAATAA
- a CDS encoding peptidoglycan-binding protein, with protein sequence MAQKFHVLGALLASVCFAGTTQASEFTGVLNEAASVAGERPGAPPTLVKTPLLRLAQAEISVTRAEERETSGGETAPEKAADTDRDAAGDEVAEEPADETAGEAADEINDKDGAADSAGAEKGAADGAKSETPEGEASDSEASESDTSGGAESAPAEMKAEDAPEADSAPTAAESPAEDGLSTEDGAGPAEDTVPAEGEGADAACAGAEEAFAKAIGEDGADALEAYVEDFPDCSLSDVARTEIDRREAAAEEVERVSRDAESRISDMEKKLQEETRKGVATAAENQAPFLALACDTLAASPEDPERPADVPGVPFAILDAPRAIEACETALAANPDEPRLEFQLGYALDKAGRDDEAMEHYRKAADADYTHAWTLIGTMYDFGEGVPEDDAEAITWYRRAAEAGDALAQRYLGTKYRNGEGIEENWEEAAKWYGLAAEQGDAFALNEMGWLYETGRIVEQDDVKAATYYRQAAEKGNRTAQHNLGLAYLYGRGVAQDPVTGALWLSRAAEAGDTDSQSELAGLYREGRGVDKDPELALTWLRRAADAGNASAQNELGLAYERGDGVEKDMVQAARWYRKAALAGEGSAQNNLGVLYRDGNGLPQDDEKAVSWLQKAADQGNAVALANLAFMYMEGGNGVEADPMRAANLMLEALAQGEDRAERLLIDDNARGQPAAFRRAVQERLQDKGLYNGPIDGILGRGTQAALRRFQELRG encoded by the coding sequence ATGGCGCAGAAATTCCACGTCCTGGGAGCACTTCTCGCTTCCGTGTGTTTTGCTGGAACGACACAAGCATCTGAGTTTACGGGGGTTTTGAACGAGGCGGCGAGTGTCGCCGGCGAGCGTCCCGGCGCGCCTCCGACCTTGGTGAAAACGCCCCTTCTGCGCCTGGCGCAGGCCGAGATCTCCGTCACGCGGGCGGAGGAGAGAGAGACCTCGGGCGGCGAAACCGCGCCTGAAAAGGCCGCCGACACGGACAGAGATGCGGCCGGCGACGAGGTCGCCGAAGAGCCTGCCGACGAGACTGCCGGCGAGGCCGCCGACGAGATCAATGATAAGGACGGCGCCGCGGATTCCGCCGGGGCGGAAAAAGGTGCCGCAGACGGCGCGAAAAGCGAGACGCCCGAGGGCGAAGCCTCAGACAGTGAGGCCTCGGAGAGCGACACCTCCGGTGGGGCAGAGAGCGCGCCGGCCGAGATGAAGGCGGAAGACGCCCCCGAAGCCGACAGTGCGCCCACAGCGGCCGAAAGCCCGGCGGAAGACGGCCTTTCGACGGAAGACGGGGCGGGACCGGCTGAGGATACGGTGCCGGCTGAGGGCGAAGGCGCGGATGCGGCCTGTGCCGGGGCGGAAGAGGCCTTTGCGAAGGCGATCGGCGAGGACGGCGCGGACGCGCTCGAAGCCTATGTGGAGGATTTTCCGGATTGCAGCCTGAGCGATGTCGCGCGCACGGAGATCGATCGGCGCGAGGCGGCGGCAGAAGAGGTGGAGCGCGTCTCGCGCGACGCCGAAAGCCGCATCTCCGACATGGAGAAGAAGCTTCAGGAAGAGACCCGAAAAGGGGTCGCGACCGCCGCGGAAAATCAGGCGCCCTTCCTGGCGCTCGCCTGCGATACGCTCGCCGCCTCGCCGGAAGATCCCGAAAGGCCGGCCGATGTGCCGGGTGTGCCGTTCGCCATCCTCGATGCGCCGCGCGCGATCGAGGCCTGCGAGACGGCGCTCGCCGCCAATCCCGATGAGCCGCGGCTCGAGTTTCAGCTCGGCTACGCGCTCGACAAGGCCGGGCGCGACGATGAGGCGATGGAGCATTACCGCAAGGCGGCCGATGCCGATTACACCCACGCCTGGACGCTGATCGGCACGATGTACGATTTCGGCGAGGGCGTGCCGGAAGACGACGCGGAGGCGATCACCTGGTACCGCCGCGCGGCGGAAGCGGGCGATGCGCTGGCGCAGCGTTATCTCGGCACGAAGTATCGCAACGGCGAAGGCATCGAGGAGAATTGGGAGGAGGCCGCGAAATGGTATGGCCTCGCCGCCGAACAGGGTGATGCTTTTGCGCTGAACGAGATGGGCTGGCTCTATGAGACCGGTCGCATCGTCGAGCAGGACGACGTCAAAGCGGCGACCTACTACCGGCAGGCGGCGGAGAAGGGCAACCGCACCGCGCAGCACAATCTGGGCCTTGCCTATCTCTACGGCCGCGGCGTGGCGCAGGATCCGGTGACGGGCGCCCTGTGGCTGTCGCGCGCGGCGGAGGCCGGCGATACGGATTCGCAGAGCGAGCTTGCCGGCCTCTACCGCGAAGGCCGCGGCGTCGACAAAGATCCGGAGCTCGCGCTCACCTGGCTGCGGCGGGCGGCCGACGCCGGCAACGCCTCGGCCCAGAACGAGCTCGGCCTTGCCTATGAGCGCGGCGACGGCGTGGAGAAAGACATGGTCCAGGCGGCGCGCTGGTACCGCAAGGCGGCGCTCGCCGGCGAGGGTTCCGCGCAGAACAATCTCGGCGTTCTCTACCGCGACGGCAACGGTCTGCCGCAGGACGACGAGAAGGCGGTTTCGTGGCTGCAAAAGGCGGCCGACCAGGGCAACGCCGTGGCGCTCGCCAATCTCGCCTTCATGTACATGGAAGGCGGCAACGGCGTTGAGGCGGACCCGATGCGCGCCGCCAATCTGATGCTGGAAGCCTTGGCGCAGGGCGAGGACAGGGCCGAAAGGCTCTTGATCGACGACAATGCCCGCGGCCAGCCTGCCGCCTTCCGGCGCGCAGTGCAGGAGCGGCTGCAGGACAAGGGGCTTTATAACGGCCCGATCGACGGCATTCTGGGGCGCGGCACGCAGGCGGCCTTGCGCCGCTTCCAGGAGCTGCGCGGCTGA